One stretch of Mustelus asterias chromosome 21, sMusAst1.hap1.1, whole genome shotgun sequence DNA includes these proteins:
- the znf593 gene encoding zinc finger protein 593 isoform X2: MTRSKRIRNHNSDKKKSISKQWKTKRRTKDLDQIYEDMKPGNADKLLHQEVDYDAIGNAQFYCLHCARYFIDQRSLKEHFKTKVHKRRLKQLSEEPYTQEEAERAAGMGSYIPAKKVKVETQPIEEEMKIS; this comes from the exons ATGACTCGGTCGAAGAGGATACGCAATCACAACAGCGACAAAAAGAAAAGTATATCAAAGCAATGGAAAACGAAAAGGCGAACAAAAGATTTAGACCAGATTTATGAAGATATGAAACCTGGAAATGCTGACAAATTGTTACACCAGGAAGTTGATTATGATGCCATTGGAAATGCGCAATTCTATTGCTTACACTGTGC GCGGTACTTCATTGATCAGAGAAGCCTTAAAGagcattttaaaacaaaagttCACAAACGAAG GCTAAAACAGCTGAGTGAAGAACCATACACACAGGAAGAAGCGGAGAGAGCAGCCGGAATGGGCTCCTATATACCAGCAAAGAAAGTCAAAGTTGAGACACAGCCAATagaggaagaaatgaaaatatcaTAA
- the znf593 gene encoding zinc finger protein 593 isoform X1, producing the protein MLPDPLSFPSIFCDCKDVECFIRDIGGNQIQNVFKVCKRVFLLVYVPRSLAEMTRSKRIRNHNSDKKKSISKQWKTKRRTKDLDQIYEDMKPGNADKLLHQEVDYDAIGNAQFYCLHCARYFIDQRSLKEHFKTKVHKRRLKQLSEEPYTQEEAERAAGMGSYIPAKKVKVETQPIEEEMKIS; encoded by the exons atgctgccagacccgttgagttttcccagcattttttgcGATTGTAAGGATGTGGAGTGTTTTATTCGTGACATTGGTGGAAACCAAATCCAAAATGTTTTTAAAGTGTGTAAACGAGTATTTCTATTGGTTTATGTTCCAAGATCATTGGCGGAAATGACTCGGTCGAAGAGGATACGCAATCACAACAGCGACAAAAAGAAAAGTATATCAAAGCAATGGAAAACGAAAAGGCGAACAAAAGATTTAGACCAGATTTATGAAGATATGAAACCTGGAAATGCTGACAAATTGTTACACCAGGAAGTTGATTATGATGCCATTGGAAATGCGCAATTCTATTGCTTACACTGTGC GCGGTACTTCATTGATCAGAGAAGCCTTAAAGagcattttaaaacaaaagttCACAAACGAAG GCTAAAACAGCTGAGTGAAGAACCATACACACAGGAAGAAGCGGAGAGAGCAGCCGGAATGGGCTCCTATATACCAGCAAAGAAAGTCAAAGTTGAGACACAGCCAATagaggaagaaatgaaaatatcaTAA